The genomic window TTAGATTTTTGGGGTCTTGATGGAGGGATATTTGAGGGCAAAGGATTGTGAGTCTGATGATTCATAAAATAAGCTATATAAAATGTCTAGCTAGTATAAATAAATTAGATAAATATAAGGATTTAGCAATTAATTTAATTGTCATAATTTTGTATAAGCTTCAACATCCCCTATTAGACAGACTTTGACACTTTTGCTATTCAAAAACAACAACGCAACGGAATTAAAAAATCTCTAACAATTCATGGTTTCCCCCAGGGTTCCAAACCAGCAATATAGCACTATGGGTTATGGTTAACCTGAGTTCGACGGAAGAGAATCTAGGGAAAACTGACACCCAACAAGAAGTCTCATACCAAATCCGCTTATTTTAGTAGAGTAACTTTTTTCTCCCTTCTCCCTGCTCCCTGCTTCGAGACTTGATACTATACTATCTAAAGCGGATCTCTTATCAAACCCTGATTCCCTCCTTAAAAAAATTCTAACTCCGTTGCGTAGCACGACGTAGTCGCACTCCGAACTCCTAAAACCGAACTCACGTTGTTAATAATAGAGAATTAGTATAATTTTTGTACTGCTACGGTGTAGGATGATATATTTTTGCTTCGACAAAAATTTTGCTTCTTTATTATGATTATGGCTGCCAAAACTGATGAAATTGGCTAAAGCTGACCCTAAAAAGGTTGTTTTTTTCTACATTGAACACACCTCAACCACATCAATAGATTAGAGTCAGGTTGTGTTTAAAGAGTCCCTTTAAAGATGCCTTGAGGACGAATCAAAAGAATTAAAATCATAATTAATAAAGCTACTCCTAATTTATAATCAGGTCCCAACCAAGGTACACTCAGTTCTTGAGCAACTCCAATAACTAAGCCTCCAGCGATCGCACCATAAGGGTTGCCAATACCGCCTAAAATCACAGAGGCAAACATGGGTAAAATTAAAAACCATCCCATATTAGGTCGTACGGTACTGGTAATTAATCCCAACATGACACCGCCCAAGGTGGTTAAAATGGCTGTAATTACCCAAGTCCAGAGGACAACTTGTTCAACATTAATTCCTGAAACCCTAGCTAAATCAATATTATCGGCTACAGCTCGCATGGCCTTACCAATTTTTGTGTTTTGTAACACTAAATGTAAAATGGCGATGGCTACAATTGATAAAATAATCGCCCAAATTCTGTCGGTGGCTAACTGTAACCCAAAAAGTTTTTGTGCTTGAACCAAGGGAATATCATACCGTTGATTTTTCGCTCCCCAAATCATTAAAATGCCGTTACGCAAAAATAAGGCTAAGCCAATAGAGATAATA from Crocosphaera subtropica ATCC 51142 includes these protein-coding regions:
- a CDS encoding branched-chain amino acid ABC transporter permease, with amino-acid sequence METSELILRTAQNLFDGLAIGSVIALAAVGLTLTYGILRLSNFAHGDFMTLGAYLTWLANTQGLNLGLSVIIGAMGTVLAMLVSEYLLWKPMRDRRATSTTLIIISIGLALFLRNGILMIWGAKNQRYDIPLVQAQKLFGLQLATDRIWAIILSIVAIAILHLVLQNTKIGKAMRAVADNIDLARVSGINVEQVVLWTWVITAILTTLGGVMLGLITSTVRPNMGWFLILPMFASVILGGIGNPYGAIAGGLVIGVAQELSVPWLGPDYKLGVALLIMILILLIRPQGIFKGTL